The genome window GTCGAGCTTGCGAACCGATTCGGAGGTCAGCGTCTCGCGGATGTCGCGGCCCTGCCAGTCGTCGAGATCGCCGAATCCCTGAAGGTCGGGATTGACGAGAACCGACTGCACCTGCCCCATGTCGCTGATGACGATGGAGATGTCGGCCGCCCGCGCGACGATCGACGAGAGGAGTTCGGGCGCCACGAGCGGCATCGCGCCCTGTGGCCAGTCCCTTGCACCGCGCGAGGTCATCGGCGCGGCGCCCGTTGCGACAGGACACGGATCATGCCGGACCCGGTCGGACCGGTTCGCAGCCGCAGATCTGCAGCGCGAGGCGCAGATCGTTGGTCGCGTAATCGGCACCTGTGCGGGCGCGGGCGGCCTCGGCCCCGTGGGCGAGGAGGCCGCCGCCGACGATCAACGGCACACGCGCCCGGCTCGCCCGGCGCAGGGCCACGATCGTCCGGGCCACTTCCGACAGGTCGTCGGCGGGCGCGACCGAAATCAGGATGCCGTCGTAATCGCCGCTTGCCGCGATCTCGGCCAGTGTCCCGAGCGGCTGGCCCAGCAGGAGGCGGACCGACACGCCGATGCGGCGGAGCTGTCCCGTCAGGACCATCGCGCCCAGCGTGTGATCCTCGCTGGCCAGAACCAGCACGATGAGATTGCCGGCCCCGCCATTCGGTTCGGCGACGGGGGGCAGCAGGTGACGCAACATGGATTGCAGGCGCGCGGTCCCGATCGAGACTTCTGCGAAGCTCATCCGGTCGGCGACCCAGTCGTCGCCCATCCGGCGCGCGACCTCGGGGATGTAGATGTCGCAGATCTCCTCTTCTGTGATGCCGGCCTCGTCCATCTCGA of Palleronia sp. LCG004 contains these proteins:
- a CDS encoding cobalamin B12-binding domain-containing protein; amino-acid sequence: MPSPIVHPAQNGETGVTALARRALSVLAQRKLGGRAMSERFVERLRRATEATDPAQRDRLLLEMDEAGITEEEICDIYIPEVARRMGDDWVADRMSFAEVSIGTARLQSMLRHLLPPVAEPNGGAGNLIVLVLASEDHTLGAMVLTGQLRRIGVSVRLLLGQPLGTLAEIAASGDYDGILISVAPADDLSEVARTIVALRRASRARVPLIVGGGLLAHGAEAARARTGADYATNDLRLALQICGCEPVRPGPA